The window ttttaaattattatattatcatgatattatgatgtacgaatatctcttaatatgatatatatacattaaatgtcgttacaacgataatccttacatatatgtctcgtttcaaaatcattaagttagtagtcttgtttttacatatgtagttcattgttaatataattaatgatatgtttacttatcataatatcatgttaactatatatataaccatatatatgtcatcatatagtttttacaagttttaacgttcgtgaatcacaggtcaacttgggtggtcaattgtttatatgaaacctatttcaattaatcaagtcttaacaagtttgattgcttaacatgttggaaacatttaatcatgtaactatcaatctcaattaatatatataaacatggaaaagttcgggtcactacacacgcaccaaacaccaccgacagttcgtggtgcttggtgttttgtgcctttgtccaaaatgttcgatctctcgtatcttttgacttgtaactccgatttagtcaccatttttttccaaattgtgtatttttttcatgatctatccattggcaaattgCTCTCTCTTTTTCATCTAGTCTAGGGACTTAGCATggtcatattgttttaaggcccattatttcactcgcaatgtaattatgtataacgcatataaattcgaatctattgtcacttcattaaacacgcttttataaatcattaatatgcgccgccagatggagtaccatttggcggcgcataaccttcggtttcagattatgatgaaattctcgagatcaccctaaaacgaccctaacatcaagcctcttggatagtgtcttgacattcgaggtcctcaggatgccaaaaaaggcattttactcatttttaatgttctctttgaacgttttcagtttatatcgtattattagttttgtgtattagtgactaagcatggtatatatcgttttaaggcctattatttcactcgcaatgcaaatatgtataacgggtattaatttgaatctaatgtcacttcaataaacacgtttttttaatcattattatgcgccgccagatggagtaccatttggcggcgcataaccttcgttttcagattgtgctgaaattctcaagatcaccctaaaacggtcgaacgagcaggactctctgaacgtgatttccattcgaggtcatctagattccgaaaaagacatctttcctcgcaaaatcgcaccacgcaccaaacaccaccgacggctcgtggtgcttggtgttttgtgcctttggccaaaatgtccgatctatcgtatcttttgactcgttgcTTCGATTTAgttaccgttttttttaaatcgtgtattttttcatgatctatccattgacaaactgccgtaggtggtttgtcccatatatttttcgaaacgaggcctcgaaagcccttaattttgccttttttgaccgttttgaatttcattcatattattccttttgtatatgcatgacttagcacggtacatattgttttaaggcccattatttcacccgcaatgtaattatgtataactcatataaattcgaatctaatgtcacttcattaaacatgcttttataaatcattaatatgcgccgccagatggagtaccatttggcggcgcttaaccttcggtttcagattatgatgaaattctcgagatcaccctaaaacgaccctaacatcaagcgtgttggatagtttcttgacattcgaggtcgtcaggatgccaaaaaaaggcattttactcatttttaatgttctctttgaacgttttcagtttatatcgtattattagttttgtgtatgcgtgactaagcatggtatatatcgttttaaagcctattatttcacttgcaacgcaaatatgtataacgggtattaatttgaatctaatgtcacttcaataaacacgtttttttaatcattattatgcgccgccagatggagtaccatttggcggcgcataaccttcgttttcagattgtgctgaaattctcaagatcaccttaaaacggccgaacgagtaggactctctgaacgtgatttccattccaggtcatctagattccgaaaaagacatctttcctcgcaaaatcgcaccacgcaccaaacaccaccgacggttcgtggtgcttggtgttttgtgcctttgtctaaaatgttcgatctatcgtatcttttgactcgtagctccgatttagtcaccgtttttttttcaaatcgtgtattttttcatgatctatccattggaaaattgccgtaggcgatttgtcccaaatatttttcgaaacgaggcctcgaaagcccttaattttgtcttttttgaccgttttgaatttcattcgtattattccttttgtgtatgcatgacttagcatggtacatattgttttaaggcctattatttgactcgcaatgtaattatgtataacgcatataaatttgaatctaatgtctcttcattaaacacgcttttataaatcattaatatgcgccgccagatggagtaccatttggcggcgcataaccttcgcttCCAGATTATGCCGaatttctcgagatcaccctaaaatgaccctaagatCAAGCCTCCtgtatagtgtcttgacattcgaggtcgtcaggatgccgaaaaaaagacattttactcatttttaatgttctatttgaacgttttcagtttatatcgtattattagttttgtgtatgcatgactaatcatggtatatatcgttttaaggcctattatttcactcacaatgaaaATATCtataacgggtattaatttgaatataatgtcacttcattaaacacgtttttttaattattattatgcgccgccagatggagtaccatttggcagcgcataaccttcgttttcatattgtgctgaaattatcaagatcaccctaaaacggccgaacgaccaggactctctgaacgtgatttccattcgaggtcgtctagattccgaaaaagacatctttcctcgcaaaatcgcaccacgcaccaaacaccaccgacggttcgcggtgcttggtgttttgtgcctttgtccaaaatgttcgatctatcgtatcttttgactcgtagctccaatttagttaCCGTTTTTTTCAAACCGTGtattttttcatgatctatccattggcaaactgccgtatcccaaatatttttcgaaacgaggcctcgaaagcttttaattttgccttttttgaccgttttgaatttcattcgtattattccttttgtgtatgcatgacttagcatggtacatattgttttaagccctattatttcactcgcaatgtaattatgtataatgcttataaatttaaacctaatgtcacttcattaaacacgcttttataaatcattaatatgcgccgccagatggagtaccatttggcggcgcataaccttcggttccaGATTATGCCGaatttctcgagatcaccctaaaacgaccctatcatcaagactcctggatagtgtcttgacattcgaggtcgtcaggatgccgaaaaaagatattttactcatttttaatgttctctttgaacattttcagtgtatatcgtattattagttttgtgtatgcatgactaagcatggtatatatcgttttaaggcctattatttcactcacaatgcaaatatgtataacggatattaatttgaatctaatgtcacttcattaaacacgtttttttaatcattattatgcgccgccagatggagtaccatttggcggcgcataaccttcgttttcagattgtgctgaaattctcaagatcaccctaaaacggccgaacgagcaggactctctgaacgtgatttccattcgaggtcatctagattccgaaaaagacatctttcctcgcaaaatcgcaccacgcaccaaacaccaccgacggttcgtggtgtttggtgttttgtgcctttgtccaaaatgttcgatctatcgtatcttttgacttgtaactccgatttagtcaccgtcttttttcaaattgtgtatttttttcatgatctatccattggcaaactgccgtaggcggtttgtttcAAATTTATTAAGATTAATGCCATCATCCATATTTTTATAAATGACAAGTTTTAACAAAATGAAGAGTTAAATTGTGAAATAATGATATCattattttaaaaatttaatagaagttatagatagatagatatgtaCAGTGACACGATTACTAGAAAACCTTAACTAACATATGGGCTGATAAACGGGCCCGTGGCTACACTAAACTAACTAAACCTAAACTGCTGGCCCAGTTGGGAATTATTTACCGTCAAATTACTCTCTCTTTTTCATCTAGTCTAGGGTTTATCAATTCACAAGAGAAATCTACAGATTCCGCCCAATCAAGCCACCATTGTCACCATGTCTTCATCATCCGACAAGGTTATTCTCAAAAGTAAGGCTGGAGCAAAGCTTGAAATTGATGGATCGGATTTGCTAGAATCGGGAAGCATCAACGATACGGTTGATAAAGGTCGGGTTACAGTTCATGAATACAATAGCTCCGATTATGTTTCCGATGATGATGCTGATGATGATGATTCAGAGAAGCCAACTGGTAAGAGAATCCCTATAATAGGTGAatcaattatattatatttaaattaatccaatattaatattaatatattagttataattattaattataataattattcttattttaattattactccgtaattattaattattatcattattattagttattattaattaataatattaataatactatattatAACCCTCAAATTTGCAGGATTTAAACATGATTACATGAAATAACATTAAAAATTATAGAGTATTATTTCAAGACTTTGTTATTATAGATTAAAAAATCTATGGAACAGAGCCTTAGTTCTTAGTTTTAGTTAAGTATTAAAGTTTACCCATTCAATTCAATCCATTGGAGATAGACTGCAACCAAAATTGACCCGTTTGTAGGATAATGAATCAAAATTGCCACATCCACTTTTTTCAGGTTTTAGTGATAATTGTAATTCTAGTTATAAGTATTGTaagcagatgatgatgatgatgatgatgatggtggtggtgatgatgatgagATTAATATTGTTTGTTCGGACGGGGTATCCATTGAGGCCGAGCCCTTTAAAAGGGAGTCTAGAGTGGTCCAAGACGCTTATGAATACAATAATGGCTCTAAAAAAGTTGAAAGCAATAGTGAAATCATTAAGGTTGTTAAATTGTTCTGTGAGAAACGTGCGAAGATCCAGGATCATTATGCCCATGATCAAATCCTCTTCCAGCAGAAGTTGAATAAGTTCTATTCCAAATTTCGCCAAAGCAATCAGATCAATGCTCTTCATCTTATGATTGTAcgcctcttattattattattattatttgttagattttttttttttttttttttttttttttgatttacaaGGCTTCGGAATCAGTCACAACCTTAACCTTAAAACCTAGTCagggatttatttatttatttatggatgattaattattaatagtaatttgGCGTTAATTGATAAACACAACTGCCTGCCTACCTAGCTATATATATCTTGCAGTCAGAGCTGAACACAACACTTTACCCGTTTTATTTTCTATTGTATTCCTGTTCATTTAtcattttttaattaattaatcaattaaTTTCCTTCTGTTTTCATTTTATTTCAGGCTGCTTTCGATTTGGGGATGAAAAGCCTGATCGACCTTATGATGGAAGACGTTGATGACATGTTCACCAAAATGACTAGTGCTGACGAGTTTTACAAGATCTTCAAGGTGAATTTGAACGGGCAGAAGGATAGAAAGgataaatttgaatttatgaaagaTGATGTCGAGGATAAGAAATTCGGATGGGCTTTTGAAAACCTTAAAAGCATTAAGGTGAATATTGTTTGTTCGGTCTGGAATCCGATTGACCCCAAGTACTTTAAAAGGGAGTCTAGACTTGTCCAACAACTCTGCTACAACAAGGATAAACAACAAATAGCAGATGCCGATTCATCCAAATCAGTCGGTACGCACTTGCATACTTATAtttttctctctccctctctaaataattattaaattaatccCAACTGTTAAAGATTGATTAATTGATTGTAGCTGAAGGAAACAAAAATTGGGATCCCGAGTTATTAAAAGTGCCATTCAGTGAGTTTAAAATTCTATCCCCTGAAAAACGGTGAGCTTACTATATCACTATTATTACTCTACTCTTTTGGTATTTATTTACGGTTACTATATTTAATTACTAATTGTGTTATCTTGTCGAATTTAATATATTGTAGACGTCTATGGCTAACAGCACGTTTTCTCCTTTTGAGAAGACGGTCAGCATTTTTTTCtttatttcattatttatttatttatatgaatTATATTTTTCCATTGATTGAAGGCAAGCTCTTTGACAGGGTGTCTATAGTGGAGCAAGCCGATTACGAGCGTGCTTCTGTCTCCATAAAAGTTCAAGGCAATTTTCAAATCATCGCAAGGGTTGATTTCTTCTGTAAAAGACGGGCCCAGATCCACGATCGTTATGCCGATGATGAAATCCTTTTCCATCAGAAGTTGAATGAGTTTTATTCTATATTTCGTAAACGCTATCAGATCTTATGATTGTACGTTTCTTTTTCTGCTTCTTTCAACTTTTTACTGCCTGTTAGAAGAAATTTTGTTTGATATGTTAAGTTCGGAATCAGTCATAGTCACATTAAAAGAAGAATCATGTCCCGAATTTGGACCTTTTTTTTTCATTTCTTTCTTCTCGTACGACTTAAGAAGTTTAACTTTAAAACCTAGTTAGGTATTTATTTACTCCCTgtcccatatttattgtcaccagacaaaaaatacacagttttaggaaatcccactaactttatttctccaccaatgaaatttcttctctctccagatccaccaatgaaatatcttctttcctttctatttatagaagtggacaattaattttatttctccaccaatgaaatttctcctctctccagatccaccaatgaaatatcttctttcctttctatttatagaagtggacaattaatttgggacatcccaaaatggaatagtggacaataatatagggacggagggagtatttatttatggataattaattattaatttggcGTTTATTTATAAACACAACTGAACACAACACTTTATCCTTTTTATTATTCTATCATATTGATGTtcatttatcatttttttttaactaATACGGAGTAATTAGTTTGCTTTTGTTTTCATTTCAGGCTGCTTTTGATTTGGAGATAAAAAGCTTGATCGAGGTTATGATGGAAGACGTTGATGACATGTTCACTAAAATGACTAGTGATGATTATGAGGATTACAACATCTTCAACGTTAATTTGAACGATGATTTTCAGTCTATGAAAGATTTTGTCGAGGATAAGAAATACGGGTGGGCTTTTGAAAACAGCATCAAAACGGAGGAGTCTAGCAAACAAAAAATTCTCTCTAAACTAGGTACGTACTTGCATACTTATATTTTCTCTCTCcttcaataattatatatatgattattattaaattaatcccaaatgttaaaatatattcttAGTAATAACAACTTGATTGATTGTAGCCGAAGAATGGGATCCTGAGTTATTAAAAGTGTCATTCGATGGGTTTAAAATCCTATCCTCTGAAGAACGGTGAGTTTactatactttttattattaatctATTCCTTTCGTACTTTTTTATTTATGGTTACTATTTTTAAGtacattacatattacatatataaaCCCCGCCAGCCTAATTGTGTTATCCTGTCAAATTTGAATTTAATATATTGTAGACGTCTATGGCTAACAGCACATTTCCTTTTGAGAAGGCGGTCagtattttttctttctttctttctatcaGTTTTTAATATGCTTTTGATTTTTATCTAATTCTACTTTTCCTTTTATATTCTTCATCATACTTACTTTTTTGTTTATTGATGACGGTGCTGATCTGCATTGTAGTTGTAGTGCCATTTTATATGAAGATGACGATTTTTCTGATCTTGATGATGAGGACGAAGAGTTGATGAATATATGCATCTTCGACTAGAAGAGTTGAAGAATATATGCATCTTCGACTAGAAGAGTTAATGAATATATGCAGTTAGATATACTAGTATGATTTTAATATGCATTGTGTTCGTATATGCAGTTAGATAATACTAGTACTGTTTTGATTTTAACTTGCATCGTGTAGGTTTGATATTTTTAATCGAATCAAGTATTCCTACCAGTACTCATTTAGTTATGAATGAGTTAATTAGGGTTATGTTTTACATGTTAAAATATAAATTAACACAAATTTAATGTTTCAACACTGAAAAAACACTGAAAATTGCTAATGAAGGAGAATGAGCAGAAAGTAAAACGGGTAGAATATAGACCATTTCTGCGAGTTGTTATTAAGCTTCTCAATTATGTAAAATTTTCGGACTTGTGCAAAAACTCTTGGGTTTTAGAAATACTTTTCCGGTTTGTGCGAGTGTTTTGGAATTGTGCAACAAATTGTTGTTCCAACCAACAACTCAATCAAACAACAAAACTAAGGTATAAAGATGAAGAAA of the Rutidosis leptorrhynchoides isolate AG116_Rl617_1_P2 chromosome 5, CSIRO_AGI_Rlap_v1, whole genome shotgun sequence genome contains:
- the LOC139848485 gene encoding uncharacterized protein; translated protein: MSSSSDKVILKSKAGAKLEIDGSDLLESGSINDTVDKGRVTVHEYNSSDYVSDDDADDDDSEKPTDDDDDDDDGGGDDDEINIVCSDGVSIEAEPFKRESRVVQDAYEYNNGSKKVESNSEIIKVVKLFCEKRAKIQDHYAHDQILFQQKLNKFYSKFRQSNQINALHLMIAAFDLGMKSLIDLMMEDVDDMFTKMTSADEFYKIFKVNLNGQKDRKDKFEFMKDDVEDKKFGWAFENLKSIKVNIVCSVWNPIDPKYFKRESRLVQQLCYNKDKQQIADADSSKSVAEGNKNWDPELLKVPFSEFKILSPEKRRLWLTARFLLLRRRVSIVEQADYERASVSIKVQGNFQIIARVDFFCKRRAQIHDRYADDEILFHQKLNEFYSIFRKRYQIL